The following is a genomic window from Bacilli bacterium PM5-9.
CTTTGGATTTTATCGAATTGGACCACTTAAATTATTATTAGATGGTTCACTTGGAGCAAGAACTGCAGTAATTGAGGGTGGATATGCTGATGCTCCTGAAGAAAAAGGTATTAGCACATATGATGATAATGAATTATATGAATTAGGAAAGATTGCTCAAGAAAATGATTTGCAAATGGCTATTCATGGTATTGGTGATGGAGCAACTAATCAAATTATGAGACTTTATTCAAGATTAAATAAAGAAATGCCTAAAGATAATTCAAGACATGGAATTGTGCATTGCCAAATAACTGAAACACCTGCATTAGAACAAATTGCAAAAGAAAAAGTTGTTGTATATGCACAACCAATCTTCTTACATTACGATATTCACATCGTTGATAGTCGTGTTGGTGCAAAAAAAGGTAAAACAAGCTATGCTTTTAAAACATTAATGGATAAGGGTGTATCTGTATCAATGGGAACAGACAGCCCAGTTGAACCAACAAATCCATTCAATAATATTTATTGTGCCATTACAAGAAAAGATTTAAATAATACTTTTGATAAAGGTTGGAATGAACATGAATGTTTAAGTGTCTATGAAGCCATAAGAGCATATACATACGAAGGAGCATATCAATCATTTGAAGAAGATTATAAAGGAACACTTGAAGTTGGTAAAGTTGCTGATTTTGCAGTATTAAACCAAGATATCTTCTCAGTTGATGTTGAAGACATTCCAAAAACTCAGGTACTAAAAACAGTAGTTAATGGAAAATTAGTATATACAAAATAAAAAAAAAGACATTTGAGAAAATGTCTTTTACTTTTGAATAACGTTATTTATCCATATTTCTTCTTGAATATCTTCAGCAAATGGATCAGCAAATATTGCTGGAGCACCACCAGTATGTAAGAATAATAGTTTTTTATTATAAACCTCAGGGCTTTTAATACTATCAATCATTCCATATAATGTCTTACCAGTATAACAAGGATCGCAAATAATTCCTTCTTGTTGAGCCATTTGATAAATAACTTCTCTAATTTCTTCATTAGTTTTACCATACGCAGGTCCAGCATATTTATTATTTTCAAATCCACCAATAACTTTAAGTTGCTCAGGTTTACAATCAATATCAATCTCACAATTATCAGCAAGCTCATTGATTAAATTAGCACAATGTTCTGTAGAAAAAGGTGTTGGAAATACTGGAACACCAACCACTTCAAAATCAGCACCAAAATATTTTGCACCTAACCATAATCCTGCAAAAGTACCAGTTGAACCATATCCACAGAATAAATAATCTATTTTAAGGTTCATTTCTTTTAATTGATCAATAATTTCTTTAGCACATTGAAGATAACCATACGCACCGATTGCTGATGAACCACCTAATGGAATATCTAAAACCTTTTCTCCATTAGCTTCTCTTTCTTGAATGATTTTAGCAATCTCTTCTTTTTTATGGATTGCTTGTTGTTCATCAGTTCTTCCCTCATCATCAATGAAAATTACTTCTGCACCCATCATTTTATCTAAAATTAAATTACCTTGTGCTTTTTTTGGTGCTTTACCATCACATACTAAGATACTTTTTAGTCCAAACTTAGCAGCGGCTGCTATTGTTAAACGACCATGATTAGTTTGTGGACCACCAACAGTTAGTAAAGTTGTATAATTATTATCTAAGGCATATTTTACAATATAATCTAACTTTCTCGTTTTATTTCCACCTAAAGCTAATCCTGTCATATCATCTCTTTTAATGTAAATATCTACAT
Proteins encoded in this region:
- a CDS encoding D-cysteine desulfhydrase (product_source=KO:K05396; cath_funfam=3.40.50.1100; cog=COG2515; ko=KO:K05396; pfam=PF00291; superfamily=53686; tigrfam=TIGR01275); the encoded protein is MKKFERVDVGYINTPLERLNNLSDYYSDVDIYIKRDDMTGLALGGNKTRKLDYIVKYALDNNYTTLLTVGGPQTNHGRLTIAAAAKFGLKSILVCDGKAPKKAQGNLILDKMMGAEVIFIDDEGRTDEQQAIHKKEEIAKIIQEREANGEKVLDIPLGGSSAIGAYGYLQCAKEIIDQLKEMNLKIDYLFCGYGSTGTFAGLWLGAKYFGADFEVVGVPVFPTPFSTEHCANLINELADNCEIDIDCKPEQLKVIGGFENNKYAGPAYGKTNEEIREVIYQMAQQEGIICDPCYTGKTLYGMIDSIKSPEVYNKKLLFLHTGGAPAIFADPFAEDIQEEIWINNVIQK